TCTCGAAGTCTCTCGTTGTGTCGTAGATGgtcgttctcctccctctccatctccctttttctcctccgtcATAGATGGCCCTTCTTCTACAAGTGTGCCTCCTCATGAGTCCTTAGCCAGTCCTACTCTCTCAGGTATTAAGCCGGACGTCAGGCAACTGCCCTCGCCTGCCACATCTAAACCATCCGCCTCTGCTGCACCACAGTCCGGTCTCTTTCAGTCTTTTGCTCAGACCCCTTTTTCCCAGGAACGCAATCCCTGTGCACGGGCATCTTGTTTGTATAATAAGCCAGGGCGTTTATGCACTATATTCGACCAGAGGTACGTTTACATTGGCCATAAAGATACCTTCATCTTGGTGGAACTGAAAAGACGAATATCATGCGGCCTTCTTTTAGGGACAAGATTAGTGTGGAAGCAAAGGAAGCCACATCTTCTCTCAGATCTCGCTGATGGAGCCAATGTGGTATGCGATGCCCTTTCCCTGCCCGATACCCACGGATTCCATGCCTTAGTCGTCTGGCAGGGCACTAAACCTAATTTGATTGAGGAACCAGCTGAGGAGGGAGAGGTCATGATGTTAGAAAGATATGATCTGCAAGTGACAGGTATAGAAGCCAGTGAAGGCGGCGGAGGAAGCATGGATGTTGATATAAAGGGCAAGTCACTTAAAGTCAAGTTCATGGAAGAAGTCGTATTTGTAGACGGACAGAGGTcaagtattattgatatttttacatCATTCTACAAGTTCAACTACAGTGTTTTTGCTACAGTTCATAAGGTACTGGCAGGGGGCAGTGGAGAAAATTTATCTTACATCTGCTCATGTATCTGGACGGGCACACGACCCACAGCAGACCTGTTGGTTAAGATAGAGCAAGGAGACATctttaataaaaatgaaagtgggACCTATGTGAAGTGTACTGCCTCACAAAGTGTGTACTGTGATCTTCCTGCAATACTGAAGACGTCAGATCAGGGTAGACAGATCGTACTTCGCTATGGAGATGAAGTCAGACATTTGCCTGTTAGGAATGATGACATCTTTTATGAAAGTGAAAGAAACCTCTCTCCATTACCACCCGAAACTACTGTCTTGGCACATATATTGAGCCTCAAAGGGGGGAATAGACCTTGTGTTCTAAAGGTTATCGGGGTCCATTTAACAAGAGGAAGTACACACAAATCTAGAGCTTCCAAATCGAATGAAAACGAGAAAGTCTTAAACTTTATTTCGGAGACCAAAGAAATCTCTAAGCAGTCGAAGAGTGAAGTAAAGCAGTTTGTGGACTGTGAGATGAATGTAgctcgaaaaaaggaaaattcccAAATAGAACATgaccaagaaaaaggaaaaatacaatcaGAAAACAATCAACGTAAAGGTAAGATTCAGCCAAAAAAGGTTGATTCAGTTCACGAGAAGAAAGACATTTTTCAGAAAAAGACTCCAGTTACAGAAGAAAAGCATGAAAGGAAAGATATCAGTGTTGAAGACTGCATTTGGCACTACGGTAGTATCTCGCAAGGCATCGCAATGACGCTTCAGAAATCGGTTCTCATCACCTACGACGTTCTCTACATAAATGGCCAAAGGATACCTGCTACGGACACTGTGGCAAATTATTCCGAAAAGGGAAGTACAGTGAGCGTTGCAGCCGTGCCACTGGTGCCTCCCTGTCAGGTTCTAGGAGTTACTGTGACTCACAAGGCTCTTGCAGCATGGCAGGGAACCAAACCCGAGTGCGTGGAAGAGATAGTCGAGGCTTACGCGTCTGGAAGTGATGTCCAGCCAGGCACAAGGGTCATCCCTGAGACGGAAATACAGAGGAGCGTCTCTTGTGATCGGGTAACAAATTCTGCTCCATCTCTGCACCAAAATCATGCTGCAACTGAAAATATGTTAGAATCTTGCTGTGTTGAATATATAGCTGCATATCGTTGGAAAATAGCGGGGATATCTCAGGGACTCCTCTGCAGGAAAAGTAGAGTAGTTCTCGTCAAACACGAGGTCTTTTTTGTTAACAAGCTTAGGGTACCAAATACTGACCCACTGTCAAAGTTTGCAGATATAGAGAGTAAAGAGAGTTTTGTGAATGCACTGGTGGTGCCGGTGTCATCCCCACAGGTCATTTTAGGTCATAACGTCACTCACGAGGCACTGGTGGCATGGTCTGGGAAAAAGCCTGATGAGGCAAACAGCTACGTGGAAGAATACTCCAAGGAAAAGGGCAAGCGCTCTCACACTCCCAACTCTGCCATGAAAACGTCTTCCCTTCAAGAAATAGGAAATACAACAAGAGCCCTGCTTAATCCTACAGATGGAAAGATATCGTCGACTGAAAAGATTAAATTCTCTGGGAAAGACGAAACAAAGGGAAGTGTTAGTGCTGTAGTTGCCAGTGGTTTGCCAAAGGCAAAGCCGACAACAAACAGAAAACCGGAACCGACCCCAAAGAAGAAAGTACCCGACAAGCAGCCCCAGAAGAAAACTAAGCCCAGACACGGACAAGGGAAGTTGCAGAAGGTCGTCGGCGATCACGGCATCTTGGAAATCCGCTGCAAAaatatagaaggagaaagagcaatgGTGGCGTTCCATCGGTCAGTCACCTTCCTTTATCAGCGGAGAGTTGATCCAAAGAAGGGCTTGGAGGAGCAGCTCTCCCCACACCAGGCTGATGGCAAAGACTTCTTCTGT
The DNA window shown above is from Penaeus vannamei isolate JL-2024 chromosome 12, ASM4276789v1, whole genome shotgun sequence and carries:
- the LOC113809504 gene encoding uncharacterized protein; translation: MDWLCCFCRPTESEDLSRETEGILREGDTAEPSDSVPAAVSDPFRRGDDPALNEPSGAVRSAVSSRSSSEGCLDERRPPAVDRPSSTPTGGLEVSRCVVDGRSPPSPSPFFSSVIDGPSSTSVPPHESLASPTLSGIKPDVRQLPSPATSKPSASAAPQSGLFQSFAQTPFSQERNPCARASCLYNKPGRLCTIFDQRYVYIGHKDTFILVELKRRISCGLLLGTRLVWKQRKPHLLSDLADGANVVCDALSLPDTHGFHALVVWQGTKPNLIEEPAEEGEVMMLERYDLQVTGIEASEGGGGSMDVDIKGKSLKVKFMEEVVFVDGQRSSIIDIFTSFYKFNYSVFATVHKVLAGGSGENLSYICSCIWTGTRPTADLLVKIEQGDIFNKNESGTYVKCTASQSVYCDLPAILKTSDQGRQIVLRYGDEVRHLPVRNDDIFYESERNLSPLPPETTVLAHILSLKGGNRPCVLKVIGVHLTRGSTHKSRASKSNENEKVLNFISETKEISKQSKSEVKQFVDCEMNVARKKENSQIEHDQEKGKIQSENNQRKGKIQPKKVDSVHEKKDIFQKKTPVTEEKHERKDISVEDCIWHYGSISQGIAMTLQKSVLITYDVLYINGQRIPATDTVANYSEKGSTVSVAAVPLVPPCQVLGVTVTHKALAAWQGTKPECVEEIVEAYASGSDVQPGTRVIPETEIQRSVSCDRVTNSAPSLHQNHAATENMLESCCVEYIAAYRWKIAGISQGLLCRKSRVVLVKHEVFFVNKLRVPNTDPLSKFADIESKESFVNALVVPVSSPQVILGHNVTHEALVAWSGKKPDEANSYVEEYSKEKGKRSHTPNSAMKTSSLQEIGNTTRALLNPTDGKISSTEKIKFSGKDETKGSVSAVVASGLPKAKPTTNRKPEPTPKKKVPDKQPQKKTKPRHGQGKLQKVVGDHGILEIRCKNIEGERAMVAFHRSVTFLYQRRVDPKKGLEEQLSPHQADGKDFFCHFIDHGMNMGGVACQYKATMVWLGTKPKTVKEQAAETHVDKSQSTEKNNKAPGALRIQNAAGTLAHATSQVAVLKVNNVALKDGTAFVFVKGTDVYVHQRRLQDASEMTRHLIWQCNIRAWKKPSTPVKGFVCHYQAELAWVGKRPKRDDGKSSADNSQEGPVKAKKIPLLPTPGLPRIENAQTTLVYVKGQRAVLRVNNMTKLPLYASAHYTNAYVLREKVQNPNDMLRHNHWNCNLKKCDQSGLSVDGFVYQYEAELAWVGERPSQGGKDGGSQTSLGEGLESLSSMYEDLFPVIGPEDNTKIVNL